The Nerophis ophidion isolate RoL-2023_Sa linkage group LG25, RoL_Noph_v1.0, whole genome shotgun sequence genomic sequence ACAAGgcatccacaaagccagtcttttcacgtataccactccgtttggaaagagcgagtaactttccgtcctgctgattgaaacaaaccatccagctccggcgttggtcttcctttagtaattatctcctgcttcgcttgaaagtccactttagaaaactgtttcagtgcggaaatgtagtcatccatgttgaaagttggggtgcacgagacggaaaaaataagtcgctgcggcACTTACCCGCTGGGGCCACCGTATGTCTTGGGATCATgaacgcccctatcgtgaggcacgagaactgtttgcctcacctcagacttttttctctgccgttttgatagctcaaacaacacacaaaacatgttactcgctgcggcacttgactcgcttacgccaccgtatgtctgggatcctgagcgcccctatcgtgaggcacgagaactgtttgcctcacctcagacttttttctctgccgttttgatagctcaaacaacacacaaaacatgttactcgctgcggcacttgactcgcttacaccaccgtatgtctgggatcatgagcgccccgcccctatcgtgacgcacgagaactgtttgcctcacctcagacttttttccctGCCGTTTTGATAGCTcaaacaacacacaaaacatgctactcgctgcggcacttgactcgcttacgccaccgtatgtctctgatcatgagcgcccctatcgtgaggcacgagaactgtttgcctcacctcagactttttctctgccgttttgatagctcaaccaacacacaaaacatattactCGCTGCGGTATTTGACTCGCTTACACCGCCGTATGTCTGGGATcctgagcgcccctatcgtgaggcacgagaactgtttgcctcacctcagacttttttctctgccgtttcgATAGCtcaacaacacacaaaacatgttactcgctgcggcacttgactcgcttacgccatcgtatgtctctgatcatgagcgcccctatcgtgaggcacgagaactgtttgcctcaccgcagacttttttctctgctgttttgaacgttcagcaacacaccagacacgttggtcctccacatggagaggagccagatgaggtggttcaggcatctggtcaggatgccacccgaacgcctccctaaggaggtgtttcgggcaagtccgaccggtaggaggccacggggaagacccaggacacgttggaaagactatgtctcccccctggcctgggaacgcctcgggattccccaggaagagctggacgaagtggctggggagaggagagtctgggcttccctgcttaggcaaactcggataagcggaagtagatggatggatgaatggaactcACTATCTCTTTGACTCTTCTCACTGTTCCGTGCAGATGGATTGGTTTCGAGCACGAGAACTTCCGAGGTCGCCAGTACCTGTGGGACATGTCTGATCACGGCAAGTACAGCTGCTATGACAAGTGGTGTGCCCAGGTGGACCACATCTCCTCCGTGCGAGCTGTCAAACAGGTGAGGGAGCAGCACACCTGTAACATCGGAGGAGATCACATAAGGTCGACGTCAGAACATTACACAGAAATTCCTGAATCCAAATATGGATTATTCCCAAAATCTAATCACTTTTTCCCAAACTCATTTCTTGAAAGTTACATCAAAATCCAGCCATAACCTTCTGTGTTATGTTGCTtactaacaaacagacaaacccCAGTAAATCGAAGGACATTTTCATGTGAGGACTTGCTTGTTTTGTTCATCTGTCGCTTCCAAACAGGCTACAAAAAggccctcttgtcagtcatccactgttTTTtatctgtgggtggaggcggggaaGCTAGCATGCACAAAGAAGTTCAGCCTTgtaacatataataataataattatgataataatattaataataatgacagaatttctaggcgcagtcaaggcgttgaggggatctagtttggtggctgcaggattaggtctctgctttttgcagaagatgtggtcctgatggcttcatctggccaggatcttcagctctcactggatcggtttgcagccgagtgtgaagcagccAGAGtgagaatcagcccctccaagtccgagtccatggttctcgcccggaaaagggtggagtgccatctccgggttggggaggagaccctgccccaagtggaggagttcaagtacctcggagccttgttcacgagtgagtgaagagtcgatcgtgagatcgacaggctgatcggtgcggcgtcttcagtaatgcggacgctgtatcgatccgtagtggtggagaaggagctgaaccggagggcaaagctctcaatttaccagtcgatccacgttcccatcctcacctatggtcatgagctttgggttttgaccgaaaggacaagatcacgggttcaagcggccgaaatgagtttcctccgccgggtggcggggctctcccttagagatagggtgggaagctctgccatccggggggagctcaaagtaaagccgctgctcctccaaatggagaggagccagatgaggtggttcaggcatctggtcaggatgccaccccgaacgcctccctagggaggtgtttagggcacgtccaaccggtaggaggccacggggaagacccaggacatgttgggaagactatgtctcccggctacctgggaaggcctcgggaagagctggacgaagtggctggggagaggaaagtctgggcttccctgcttaggctgctgcccccgcgacccgacctcggataagctgaagaagattaatggatggatggatggatggataatatagtGGAAATTATTCGGATCGCTCTCAAAACCGAACCATTTGTTCCTTACCCCATTTCTAACATTCCttgaaagtttcatcaaaatgCGCCAATATCTTTTCAGGTTACATTAACCTCCTGGCGGAAACTGCGAAGACAATTAAGGGAGAATGAGTTTAGTTACCtataacatgtttttaatatcatATTTAGCCCCAGTGACTTGATAGTAGAGTGTTAAAATGTACGTGAAGAACGTCATAGTTATCGTGTCAAATGTTTTAAATGCAGCCCTCAATGGAAAATGTTGCTGTGTTTTACAGGACAACAACCCTGCCAAAGCTCAGCTATTCGAACGAGCCGGCTTCTCCGGGAAGAAGATGGAAATCCAGGATGACGTTCCCAACCTGATGAACCGCTACAGCCTCAACAGATTAGCCTCCATCCGTGTGCTGGGAGGAGCGTGAGTGCCCGCCCTCCTGGTTTCAGACAACATTAATAACAATAAGCTTGCTTTTATTATTTAAGATAGacttcaaaagggacaagcggtagaaaatggatggattttactccTTGCCCCGACTTGATTCTCATCAAAAAAAGTCTCAATCCATTGACAACCAATTTGTGGTTAGTTTAGGCagcgtagtgaagtgaagtgaattatgtttatatagcgcttttctctagggactcaaagcgctttacatagtgaaacccaatatctaagttacatgtaaaccagtgtgggtggcactgggagcaggtgggtaaagtgtcttgctcaatgacacaacggcagtgactaggatggcggaagcgaggatcaaacctggaaccgtcaagttgctggcatggccgctctattataaaataaaataaacaaaccatATTTTGATATAGATACCggaattccttgaattgccgcagggcataaagtatgcgcctgccttgaattactgccgagtcaaacccgcttcccaaaataattagtgcatgcttagtattaccgcctggtcaacctcgtgacatcacgagtgacacttcccctgttatcattttcaaaatggaggaggctgatttcaataccggtaatttgaaattgcatgaagggaagaagattaagagctattcagtaggatttaaggtccaagcttatatcacactcaaatatttactgcgTACCTTTGgttagtgccggagtgagaagaggttttaaatcaattagcgcatgcttacttttaccgcatgcctttggtaagtgccggagtgagaagaggttttaaaataattagcgcatgcttacttttaccgcaggcCTTtaataagtgcaggagtgagaagaggttttaaatcaattagcgcatgcttacttttaccgcatgcctttggtaagcgcaggagtgagaagaggtttttaaataaatagcgcatgcttacttttaccgcatgcctttggtaagtgccggagtgagaagaggttttaaaataattagcgcatgcttacttttaccgcaggcCTTtaataagtgcaggagtgagaagaggttttaaattaattagcgcatgcttacttttaccgcatacctttggtaagtgccggagtgagaagaggttttaaaataattagcgcatgcttacttttaccgcatgcctttggtaagcgcaggagtgagaagaggttttaaattaattagcgcatgcttacttttaccgcatgcctttggcgtAATCAAGCATTAAACTTTTTAGGACccatttaaaaagttaaaaaagttaaagtaccaatgattgtcacacacatactagatgtggcaaaattattctctgcatttgacccatccccttgatcaccccctgggaggtgaggggagcagtgagcagcagcggtgccgcgcccgggaatcatttttggtcatttaacccccaattccaacccttaatgctgagtgccaagcagggaggtaacgtgtcccatctttatagtctttggtatgactcaaccggggtttgaactcacaacctaccgatgtcagggcggatactttaaccactaggccactgagtaggtgtttaaatacatttaagaCCGACATTTaactctgcgatgaggtagcgactcgtccagggtgtacccttccttccgcccgaatgcaccccccgtgaccccaagcggtagaaaatggatggatggatatacgaaAACGTGCAAACTTTATAACATATGCAAAGCTGGTCTACTAAacgtgcaaagtggattgtgttaGTTGTGCAGAATAAGTCATCCAATCCATTGTGCGTCTCTGCCTTCATTAAAATGCAGAATATAAAATGATTATCAAAACGCGCTCAATACCCGGAgaggaaaatgcattttaaagAATGCACAACgtaatttatcaacactcatcaccattTTGGAAGCAACATTCTACATTTTATTTAGCACGTTTGAAAAGGATGTGACACAGTGCTTGCGCTGCAAAGACACACGATGGATAGAGAATCCTCCGTCCTATGTGCATGTTTCAACATATTTGGATggtcaaaaataaaatattagacacatcgtctattcagcaatatccttttataatttcatagctgCTGGATGGGTTAAGGggattgattaaaacaaattaagttgATGGGTTTTGGTGTCAGTTAATATTTTTAGGGACTGATGTCCCTTAGGGACtagggaccctattgaatttctagtgttttattattattctttattttttagtattataccgcctctttgagctgtaatttgacgcccttaacatgcttcaaaactcaccaaatttgacacgcacatcaggactggcaaaaagtgcgatgtagtaaaaaaaaacaaatccgcaaaattcaaaattgcgctctagctccccctagggagaaaacacagacaaaactgcctctaactccgaGTAGGAATGTCAAAAAAATTGCACTCCAGCTCCCCCTagggagaaaacacagacaaaactgcctctaactccgaGTAGGAATGtcaaaaaattgcgctctagcttcccctaggaagaaaacacagacaaaactgcctctaaatCCAAGTAGGAATGTCAAaaacacatgaaacaaaagcctctatgtaggtctcacttagacctatatttcatacactgacaacccctAGCTAATATCAacaagaagtttgcaattcccccttcaatacaaaagttggggaAAAAATTAGCTTGTTTGTCttgtcggcttcaaataagcacaggagagggattgaacccttctgattaaaagttgatgaaagacttTATAACGCATGtataatacatgtgtatacaactttttctctgtgtaataatacATCCATCAGACCCAagctaggctgctgcccccgcttgggtcgcgggggcagcagcctaatcagggaagcccagacttccctctcctcagccacttccaccagctcttcccgggggatcccgaggcgctcccaggcctGCTGAGAGACGTAGTCCCttcagcgtgtcctgggtcttcctcgttgGCTAATACCGGTGGTACATGTCCTGAACACCTCAACAGCAAGGCGTCCTCATAAAaggcccaagccactttacaactgtttttactatgagactgatgtgtacaactttttctctgcgtaataatccacccatccatcttctaccgcttatctgggcttgggtcacGGGAGCAGCAGCCCAATCGCCTGTCCGCACGCTGTTTTATAGATTGCGGAAGgaaggtatttggatcttaggaAATCGGGCCCTTAGTGTTGCGCCGGCTTAAGAACAAATATGTGTAATGAACTAAATCAAAAGTATCAAAACCAAAACGGGTGTTGGGAAACTTTTAAATCCCAGGGTCAAGATGGCATCAAATTGCTCCATTACTTGACAGAGGATTTGGTCCAGATTTAGTCAAGAATGTAGTCTTTATTGTTGTACTTGGTTGATATATTATAAGAGGGATATAGTAACTGGCGGTCCAAGTACAGAACAAGACGGCGTCCCATATGGACCTGGATCGATAGACAAATACTTGTTTAAGTCTTTAGTTTTGATTGAGCGCTTCTAGTCTGACTGATGCAACATTTATAGACTTTACAGTACTGGTTCATCGGGTCAGGAAATACACTGCCCATCCATCCagctatcttcttccgcttatcccaggtcgggtggcgggggcagcagcctaagcggagAAGCCCCAGTCATTTCGTCCAGATCCCGAGGCTATCCCAGGACAGCCGAGTGactgtcttcccaacgtgtcctgggtcttccccatggccttctaccggtcggacgtgccctaaaaccCTCCCCAGGGAGGCATCTGGGTGAcctcctgagcagatgcccgaaccacctcatctggctcctctcgatggggAGGAGCAGCAGTTTTGTTTTGAGctactcccggatgacagagcttctcaccctatgtctaagggagagccccgccactcggcaggggaaactcatttcggccgcttgtacccgtgatcttgcttttgggttatgacccaaagctcatgaccataggtgagaatgggaatgtagatcgaccggtaaattgagagctttgccttccggctcagctccttcttcaccacaacagatcaacagtgtccgcattactgaagaggccgcaccgatccgcctgtcgttctcttgatccactctttcctcacttttgaacaagactctgagatacttgaactcctgaacttggggcaagatctcttccccaacctggACCAATTGCATGCGAGCTAAACCATCCCACAAGAAACCGCTCAGCCAATCAAATCTGTGCATTCCAGGCAGTAAACATGAAGGGACGGACAAAAGAAGTTAACTTTTGCATAAGAAACTTTCTATATCTGGACCTATGACAATTTTAGATGAGTACCTCAGTGTTACACTAATTATATGGTTATACCCCTAATTAATTGCATAGCATGGCAGTCAAGATTTAAAATAGACAATTTCATTCatgcttgtatttttttttaaggtcAGGGTGGTTAATCTTTGCTGTGTTACACAGGTGGGTTGTGTATCAAGAACCGAACTACAGAGGGTCTCATTACGTCCTGGAGAAACGAGACTACAACAACTTCTCAGACTGGGGCAGCCAGAACAACACCGTTGGTTCTATGAGAAGAGTCCGCTTCAACTAACTGTACATTTTTATTACAAAATTGAGTCCATCATAAAGCACTTTCATAAACAGATTTCCTTTTTGTCTGCCAAAATCATTTTGTTCAAAGTGCAGAACTGTTGCTGTGAAACATTGCATTGACCTCACAGGCGTTAAATAGCCACCGAAATACGGCGGAGTTAAAACCCTCAAAATCTAACAGACATTACACTAAGAAcaccaaaaaaaaagatttaaaacctGGCTGGTTAAACGCCAAACTAAGACATCTAGCTGTCAAAAACTTCTGAAAATTGCTGTATTTTCTGGACTCTGTCACTACTCTTTACCCAAACTTTGAACCCAGCAGCTTTTACAAATGTGTGGTTTATCTATGGATTTTTATTTGAAAGGctaaattatggaacggattaagcaatctactaaaatgatccactttataaaactgttttttgattgattgattgatacttttattggtaGTTCAAGCtcaaagtgttcacaaagtacaaggaagaagaatcctgatgaacatcttgaaccatatataaatatatatatatatatatatatatatatatatatatatatatatatatatatatatatatatatatatattagggctgggcgatatatggctttttttaatatctcaatgttTTAGggcatatcgcgatacacaataaaaatctccatattttgctttagccttgaatgaagtgaattgtgaattatatttatatagcgcttttctctagtgactcaaagcgcttttacatagtgaaacccaatatctaagttacttttaaaccagtgtgggtggcactgggagcaggtgggtaaagtgtcttgcccaaagacacaacggcagtgactaggatggcggaagcgggaatcgaacctgcaaccctcaagttgctggcacggccactctaccaaccgagctataccgccctgaacacttgatgcatataatcacaacagtatgatgattctatgtgtcttcattaaaacattcttcttcataccgcattaatatatgctacttttaaactttcatgcagagaaggaaatctcaactaagtcaattgaccaaaactatatttattaaacagttatcaggcagtggcacaaacattcatgtcatttccaaaacagaaagtgcaagattgtcaaagacattttaaaacaattagtacacttttgtgcatgatgtcactaagatgacatatcaaaacattaaagtgcactttttgtacagagcgccactacaatagcttaaaacaaataatgtgcacttttatgcatgatgtcacacaagatatttcaataactgtcaaataaaaatgagctgcgtaacaggaaatcaaatagtgttcgtccttcgctatgtggtaggttcctgcggacattatctccttttgttgttgactattttttttcatacggtgttgatctggaaatgtttgcctccgcATTTTAatggcgtgtggcaccgaacagagatgttgacatgcggagcaagcactcttcattctttagcgggtgacttttcaaatgatgctattagcagtaatgctacttttgcttccaacacttttgccccacacttgacaaattacggttgtctgttcgacatatcccCACTTGaagccagacaatggaccccctgctgtttttcttgggaattaattcatttgttaccagatttgcaccttctctctctctcgtattaccactcgcacggctccgctagcatcacagctaacgttacccacgctgctacctctctgctccgcgagggcgtatacgtatgtgacgtatttaagaaggtgcacttgcggtctgtgagaaggagagacaacaaagagtgggaagagcctgtagtgtaatgcccgcagctataaagcaactgcgtgagaacgtatactccaatatcacgatgtagtcattttctatatcgcacagagacaaacctgcgatatatcgagtatatcgatatataagccatatatatatatatatatatatatatatatatatatatatatatatatatatatatggcttatatattaaaacatattttctttCTTCTAAagttttgtgggtgcggcttatatattgtTGTGGCTTATTGTCTGAAAAATAGTGTATTCATACGGTACGTCACAAATAAAAGCAAAGGAATCCAAGAATAGGCTGGTCTGTCAAATGCAGAACATCGAAAAAGCACGGATGTACTGTACGACCTTCAAATGTGGCAATTATTTTAGCCAGAAGTTGCTCTGTCCAACTGGGGAAAAACATCCATGTGCCAAGTCAGCCATTTATCATCAACTTTAATTATTGGTTTACTAAAAGTGTGAACTGCTCAAGTGAAGGATGTTTGAATGGTGAAGAAGGGTCATCACTGCAGGAGTGTCCTGAaagcagtttttttatttttttttatgagaaGGCATAATTTAAGATGAAAAAGAAAATACTACACCCATCCAAGCAAAGCTGATATGCATGCAGTCAATTAGCATATCTATGTGGCTTGTTTTGGCCCATGTAATATCAAAATGATCACTgcatcattttttaaatgtttttcctgCAAAGGCTGGAGTTATTGCTGAGCAGCTAGCCAGGTGAAAATGAAGTgatgaaacaaagaaaacaagtgcTTTGAAAGGTCTACAAAATGTGTTGGAGAAGggctactaccgtatttttcggattataagtcacaccttttgaaaatgcataataaagaaggtaaAGAACATATATACgtggcactggagtataagtcgcattttggcgggaaatttatttgataaaatccaacaccaagaatatacatttgaaaggcaatttaaaataaatacagttgtgatcaaaattattcaacccccacacaattttttgtgttttagcaagttggacatttattccgtattttgtttatagtcatatcgaataaagatgtgtcaaatagacaaatgcaacttaaattgtaacactgtattttacaaaataccaaaaaaggacttttttttttatatctcattgacaaaatgattcaaccccctagttacatgcatctttagtacttagtagaacaccctttggcagtaatgacatccttcaaacgtgatacataagcggacacaagcttcttgcaagcatctacaagtattttagcccattcctcttgggcaaaggcctccagttcattcatattcttgggcttgtgtgctgcaactgccttcttcaagtcccaccacagtttttctagaggatttaggtctggcgactgtgaaggccactccagagtcttccagcccttcttctgcaaccactctgatgttgatttggaggtatgcttgggatcgttgtcctgttggtaggtccaacgtctcccaagcctcagcttcgtcactgacttcatgacatttgcagctaatatatcctgctaggaaatataattcataatgccttgaacgcgctggagattcccggtacctgaggcagagaaacagccccagaccatgattgaccccccaccatgcttaacagtaggcaaggtgttcttctctttgtaagcttcattttttctcctccagacataacgttgattcataggcccaaagagttccagttttgtctcatcactccatagaacagtttcccaaaacctttggggtttgtccagatgatttttggcatactggagtctatttttcttgtgcctggtagtcagaagtggggtgcgacTGGGAGTTCCTGCATGGAGGCCtacatctcgtagtgcgcgccttatcgtctgggacgaaacctgcgttcccccctctgcaatgtcctgttgtagttcctcagctgttacccgggggtttttcaccactgtacgcttcaaataccggacagcagttgcacacagcatcctctttctaccacgcccaggtagtgtttccactgtgcctttagttttaaacttgcaaattatgctcccaactgtgtctcttggaatgtgtaatgtctttgctattttcttatatccatatcctttcttatgaag encodes the following:
- the crybgx gene encoding crystallin beta gamma X, giving the protein MNIFTKLPGLSQPTSKLGSVLQRAFYGSSGRVTLYEQRNFAGRRLDLSSDCSRISDKNFPERCNSVQVESGAWIGFEHENFRGRQYLWDMSDHGKYSCYDKWCAQVDHISSVRAVKQDNNPAKAQLFERAGFSGKKMEIQDDVPNLMNRYSLNRLASIRVLGGAWVVYQEPNYRGSHYVLEKRDYNNFSDWGSQNNTVGSMRRVRFN